The following are from one region of the Pseudomonadota bacterium genome:
- a CDS encoding HlyC/CorC family transporter yields the protein MSLVVVIIILVLCLLLEGFFSGSEIAVVNADKYRLALATDAGSKRARSVLHLAKHPAVFFSTTLLGTNLSAITATVVATFFIIDRFGEAYAPLAILYWPMALVFGEIVPKAVYQHHADRIVLRVAPLLLGVSFALYPAVWLFSKLTDVLLGGVKRRAELGHPITRDELELMIEVGGAGTSDVRPAERTLISRLFDLADKRVEQIMTPLVDVVSVPVGATHEEACGVMDLHGFSRVPVIDGDAFNVVGVLTGIDLLFGGKGKGVRELMHKAYFVPEEMSLDELLIEMKRKGVPLAVAVDEYGAATGIVTVEDLLEEVVGEIRDEHDEVPEHYTRTGRFRYLLSGRLEVSHANERLKLGIPAGPYQTVAGFVIHELERIPKAGESFRSGRFEYRVSRATDRAVLEVEAWRTADKAEGEKIL from the coding sequence ATGAGCTTGGTCGTGGTAATAATCATCTTGGTCTTATGCCTCTTGCTCGAGGGGTTCTTCTCTGGGAGCGAGATAGCGGTAGTGAACGCGGACAAGTACAGGCTCGCCCTGGCGACCGATGCCGGTTCTAAGCGGGCGCGCTCCGTCCTTCACCTCGCAAAGCACCCCGCGGTGTTCTTCAGCACCACCCTCCTCGGCACGAACCTCTCCGCCATCACGGCGACCGTGGTCGCGACCTTCTTCATAATCGACCGGTTCGGCGAGGCGTACGCCCCGCTGGCGATTCTCTACTGGCCCATGGCCCTGGTGTTCGGCGAGATCGTGCCGAAGGCGGTCTACCAGCACCACGCGGACCGCATCGTGCTGAGGGTCGCGCCATTGCTGCTGGGGGTCTCGTTCGCGCTCTATCCCGCGGTATGGCTCTTCTCAAAGCTGACCGACGTGCTGCTCGGCGGCGTGAAGAGGAGGGCGGAGTTAGGCCATCCGATCACGCGCGACGAGCTCGAGCTCATGATCGAGGTGGGAGGGGCCGGCACCAGCGACGTCCGCCCCGCGGAGCGCACGCTTATATCGAGGCTCTTCGACCTGGCCGACAAGCGCGTGGAACAGATCATGACGCCCCTGGTCGACGTGGTCTCTGTCCCGGTCGGGGCGACCCACGAAGAGGCGTGCGGGGTGATGGACCTCCACGGGTTCTCCCGCGTGCCCGTCATCGACGGCGATGCGTTCAACGTCGTGGGCGTGCTCACCGGCATAGACCTCCTGTTCGGAGGGAAGGGCAAGGGAGTTCGCGAGCTCATGCACAAGGCCTACTTCGTGCCCGAGGAGATGTCGCTGGACGAGCTGCTGATCGAGATGAAGCGAAAGGGCGTGCCCCTGGCGGTGGCGGTCGATGAATACGGTGCGGCGACCGGGATCGTCACGGTCGAGGACCTGCTCGAGGAGGTTGTGGGAGAGATACGCGACGAGCACGACGAGGTGCCTGAGCACTACACGAGGACAGGCAGGTTCCGGTATCTGCTCTCGGGGAGGCTCGAGGTCTCGCACGCCAACGAGAGGCTCAAGCTCGGGATCCCGGCAGGCCCCTACCAGACCGTGGCCGGGTTCGTGATCCACGAGCTGGAGAGGATACCGAAGGCGGGCGAGTCGTTCCGCTCCGGCCGCTTCGAGTACAGGGTCAGCCGCGCCACCGATCGGGCGGTGCTTGAGGTGGAGGCGTGGCGCACGGCAGATAAAGCCGAAGGGGAGAAGATCTTATGA
- a CDS encoding HlyC/CorC family transporter — protein MNLLPVFFLLMLCSMFFSGSETAIFSLSKLQVHRFREVDTRTAARLIELLKAPRRTLVTILFGNELANICISIVGAAIVGRMMQANVRVQTIVAIATITPIVMVFCEIIPKNVALRFAEQAARFVALPIGAFAKLIAPLREVLTWFAKKMVVLFGGTAESAEPMVMEEEYRRLVDMGLKEGAIEEEEREIIHNVFEFTDKRAGDIMTPAERIFALPIDLPYERLMEDLASTQWSRVPFYEGDRANVVGILHVRDLFTFNMRRKAGESPELRAYLKEPLFVAAATPLEDLLREFQRTRMHMAIVLGEAGDIRGLVTMDDVQEEMFGEIEE, from the coding sequence GTCCACCGGTTCCGCGAGGTGGACACCCGGACCGCGGCCAGGCTCATCGAGCTGCTCAAGGCTCCGCGCCGGACGCTGGTGACGATACTCTTCGGCAACGAGCTCGCGAACATATGCATATCGATCGTGGGGGCGGCCATCGTGGGCAGGATGATGCAGGCGAACGTGAGGGTCCAGACGATCGTGGCGATAGCGACTATAACTCCGATCGTCATGGTGTTCTGCGAGATCATCCCGAAGAACGTCGCGCTCCGCTTCGCCGAGCAGGCGGCGCGTTTCGTGGCGCTTCCGATAGGCGCCTTCGCGAAACTCATCGCGCCGCTGCGGGAGGTCCTCACCTGGTTCGCCAAGAAGATGGTCGTCCTCTTCGGAGGCACGGCAGAGAGCGCGGAGCCTATGGTCATGGAGGAGGAGTACCGCAGGCTCGTGGACATGGGGCTCAAGGAGGGGGCGATCGAGGAGGAGGAGCGCGAGATCATACACAACGTCTTCGAGTTCACCGACAAGAGGGCGGGCGACATCATGACCCCTGCGGAGAGGATCTTCGCGCTCCCGATCGACCTGCCTTACGAGAGGCTCATGGAGGATCTCGCCTCCACGCAGTGGAGCCGCGTCCCGTTCTACGAGGGCGATCGCGCGAACGTCGTGGGGATCCTGCACGTGAGGGACCTCTTCACCTTCAACATGCGGAGGAAGGCCGGCGAGTCGCCGGAGCTCAGGGCCTATCTCAAGGAGCCGCTCTTCGTCGCCGCGGCCACGCCGCTCGAGGATCTGCTGAGGGAGTTCCAGAGGACAAGGATGCACATGGCCATCGTCCTCGGGGAAGCCGGCGACATCAGGGGCCTGGTGACCATGGACGACGTGCAGGAGGAGATGTTCGGGGAAATCGAGGAATGA